One Candidatus Devosia phytovorans genomic window carries:
- a CDS encoding helix-turn-helix transcriptional regulator: MLELVRGLVDGAQRPSSRGAAEDALATICDHYGFTSAVAFEYGPGLSTISDLIDSDPDRRTRWPSVLDRHVVGRCVALTRALAQMSAVSRFDATHFGDDKICLEIAAEFDLLEGVVVPILQRSGLSGVVKFGGAPTLRHTELASLHTAAYLMFTALQSTRKAQKGEAHLTPREMQVMEKAALGHTTTEIAAMLGMSERTVNQHTDNVAAKFGTRNRVHTVANLVRLNLL; encoded by the coding sequence ATGCTTGAACTCGTCCGAGGTCTTGTCGATGGCGCGCAGCGGCCATCGTCTCGCGGAGCAGCGGAAGACGCGCTGGCGACAATCTGCGATCACTATGGCTTCACTTCCGCTGTGGCCTTCGAATATGGACCTGGCCTCTCCACCATATCGGACCTGATTGACAGCGACCCGGATCGCCGGACCCGCTGGCCTTCCGTCCTCGATCGTCATGTGGTCGGCCGCTGCGTGGCCCTCACCAGGGCATTGGCGCAGATGTCGGCCGTCAGCCGGTTCGATGCGACTCATTTCGGCGACGACAAGATCTGTCTCGAGATCGCCGCAGAATTCGACCTGCTCGAAGGGGTGGTCGTTCCCATCCTGCAACGCTCCGGCCTGTCTGGTGTCGTCAAGTTCGGTGGCGCGCCAACCCTGCGCCACACCGAATTGGCGAGCCTTCACACGGCAGCCTATCTGATGTTCACGGCCCTGCAGTCGACCCGCAAGGCGCAAAAGGGCGAAGCCCATCTTACGCCGCGCGAAATGCAGGTCATGGAGAAGGCGGCGCTGGGCCACACCACCACCGAGATCGCCGCCATGCTCGGCATGTCGGAAAGAACTGTGAACCAGCATACTGACAACGTTGCAGCAAAGTTTGGCACGCGCAATCGCGTACATACTGTCGCCAATTTGGTTCGACTGAACTTGTTGTAA
- a CDS encoding NUDIX hydrolase, with translation MLLDFLRTLGGRAAPGSGLRQSGALPYTILKGRVVFLLVTSRKTGRWIFPKGSISAGLTPWDSAAKEAMEEAGVTGEVSSTPIGSYQNMDKGVPVDVDLYPLKVEHQMDNWDEMDQRLRHWALLSETRRLLADRSLSRLADALHRQVGGGTIQ, from the coding sequence ATGCTGCTGGACTTTTTGAGGACCCTGGGCGGGCGTGCCGCGCCCGGGTCGGGCCTGCGCCAGTCGGGCGCCTTGCCCTATACGATCCTCAAGGGTCGCGTCGTTTTCCTGCTCGTGACATCGCGCAAGACGGGGCGCTGGATCTTTCCCAAGGGGTCGATCAGCGCCGGGCTGACGCCGTGGGACAGCGCGGCCAAGGAAGCGATGGAAGAGGCTGGGGTGACCGGCGAGGTCAGCAGCACGCCAATCGGCAGCTACCAGAACATGGACAAGGGCGTGCCGGTCGACGTCGACCTCTATCCGCTCAAGGTCGAGCATCAGATGGACAATTGGGACGAGATGGACCAGCGGCTACGCCATTGGGCACTGCTGAGCGAAACGCGGCGGCTGCTGGCCGATCGATCGCTGTCGCGCCTCGCCGATGCGCTGCACCGCCAGGTTGGCGGCGGGACTATCCAGTAG
- a CDS encoding response regulator — translation MLKKPVVLLVDDEAILVIGVEDALISAGFEVFSALNAQAAMAEIDSDPEKFACLVTDIRLGGDIDGWQVARHARSRHPRIAVVYMTGHAAPQWSSEGVKDSVLLAKPFPDSHLAATLLQLMNQSEPLTAFQAVASGQ, via the coding sequence ATGCTCAAGAAGCCTGTCGTCCTCTTGGTCGATGACGAGGCCATACTCGTGATCGGCGTCGAGGACGCCTTGATCAGTGCGGGGTTTGAAGTCTTCTCCGCGCTCAATGCGCAGGCGGCGATGGCAGAGATCGACAGCGATCCGGAAAAATTCGCCTGTCTCGTCACCGACATCCGGCTGGGTGGCGACATCGACGGCTGGCAGGTGGCGCGTCATGCCCGCTCCAGGCATCCGCGCATCGCCGTTGTCTACATGACCGGACATGCGGCACCCCAATGGAGCAGCGAAGGTGTCAAGGACAGCGTCTTGCTGGCCAAGCCATTCCCCGATAGCCATCTGGCCGCCACCCTGCTCCAGCTCATGAACCAGAGTGAGCCGCTGACCGCCTTTCAGGCTGTCGCGTCAGGGCAATAA